Proteins found in one Rhodovulum sp. MB263 genomic segment:
- the cybH gene encoding Ni/Fe-hydrogenase, b-type cytochrome subunit encodes MSTKDRTDIPIHIPNPEAPTPLEAARLTGGARPEDIESLQLRTAIYVYEMPVRIWHWVNALAITVLIVTGYLIGSPPPTMEISEATNQFVFGYIRFAHFAAGMILTVAFLGRIYFAFVGNRHARQLFYIPVWRKRWWKEMIFEARWYAFLEKEPKKYIGHNPLAHFAMFTFITLGMTFMIVTGFALYAEGAGQGSFFDGMFGWVLGLVGNSQRLHTLHHLGMWAITLFAIFHIYAAIREDIMSRQSMITTMISGWRTFKDNRVE; translated from the coding sequence ATGAGCACCAAGGACAGGACCGACATTCCGATCCATATCCCGAACCCCGAGGCGCCGACCCCGCTGGAGGCCGCGCGGCTGACAGGCGGCGCCCGTCCCGAGGATATCGAGAGCCTGCAACTGCGCACCGCCATCTATGTCTACGAGATGCCGGTCAGGATCTGGCACTGGGTCAACGCGCTGGCGATCACCGTTCTGATCGTGACGGGCTACCTGATCGGCTCGCCGCCGCCGACGATGGAGATTTCCGAGGCCACGAACCAGTTCGTCTTCGGCTATATCCGCTTTGCCCATTTCGCCGCCGGCATGATCCTGACGGTCGCCTTCCTGGGCCGGATCTACTTCGCCTTCGTCGGCAACCGGCATGCGCGCCAGCTGTTCTACATCCCGGTCTGGCGCAAGCGCTGGTGGAAGGAGATGATCTTCGAGGCGCGCTGGTATGCCTTTCTCGAGAAAGAGCCGAAGAAGTATATCGGCCACAACCCGCTGGCCCATTTCGCGATGTTCACCTTCATCACGCTGGGCATGACCTTCATGATCGTCACCGGCTTCGCGCTGTATGCCGAAGGGGCGGGGCAGGGCTCGTTCTTCGACGGCATGTTCGGCTGGGTGCTGGGGCTGGTCGGGAACTCCCAGCGGCTGCACACGCTGCACCATCTGGGCATGTGGGCGATCACGCTCTTCGCGATCTTCCACATCTATGCGGCGATCCGCGAAGATATCATGTCGCGTCAGTCGATGATCACCACCATGATTTCCGGCTGGCGGACCTTCAAGGACAACCGGGTGGAGTGA
- the hypB gene encoding hydrogenase nickel incorporation protein HypB, translated as MCTVCGCGDATVEGQAEGHAHTHAHGHGGHHHPHDHAHDHHHHHSHHHHGEHGDLHYGEGAAGVSVPGLSQSRLIEIETDILSKNDAIASGNRRVLRALGAIAINMVSSPGSGKTTLLCRTIEMLGQRPLAVIEGDQQTSNDADRIRASGARAIQVNTGKGCHLDAHMVGHAMDHLELARGALLFIENVGNLVCPAGFDLGEDAKVAILSVTEGEDKPLKYPDMFTVARLAILNKTDLAPHCDVDLDLYEANLRRVNPGIDILRVSARTGEGMQAWLDWLDALCTGKAAGAAV; from the coding sequence ATGTGTACGGTTTGCGGCTGCGGCGACGCAACGGTGGAAGGGCAGGCAGAGGGGCATGCCCATACCCATGCCCATGGGCATGGGGGCCACCATCATCCCCACGATCACGCCCATGATCACCACCACCACCACTCTCACCACCATCATGGCGAGCATGGCGATTTGCATTACGGCGAGGGCGCGGCCGGGGTCTCGGTGCCGGGCCTGTCGCAATCCCGGCTGATCGAGATCGAGACGGACATCCTGTCCAAGAACGACGCCATCGCCAGCGGCAATCGCCGCGTGCTGAGGGCGCTGGGGGCGATTGCGATCAATATGGTCTCTTCGCCCGGCTCGGGCAAGACGACGCTTCTGTGCCGCACCATCGAGATGCTGGGCCAACGGCCGCTGGCGGTGATCGAAGGCGATCAGCAGACCTCGAACGATGCCGACCGCATCCGCGCCAGCGGTGCGCGGGCGATCCAGGTCAATACCGGCAAGGGCTGTCATCTCGATGCCCATATGGTCGGCCATGCGATGGACCATCTCGAGCTGGCCCGCGGCGCGCTGCTCTTCATCGAGAATGTGGGCAATCTGGTCTGTCCGGCGGGGTTCGATCTGGGCGAGGATGCCAAGGTGGCGATCCTCTCGGTCACGGAAGGCGAGGACAAGCCGCTGAAATACCCCGACATGTTCACGGTTGCCCGGCTTGCGATCCTGAACAAGACCGATCTGGCGCCGCATTGCGATGTCGATCTCGATCTCTACGAGGCCAATCTCAGGCGGGTCAATCCGGGCATCGATATCCTGCGGGTCTCGGCCCGCACCGGCGAGGGCATGCAGGCCTGGCTCGACTGGCTCGATGCGTTATGCACCGGAAAGGCGGCCGGGGCCGCGGTCTGA
- the hypE gene encoding hydrogenase expression/formation protein HypE has protein sequence MNVPNRARLRDTHVTLSHGGGGRAMRDLIDEVFASAFRPDAMEDQARLSDAALAEPGARLAMTTDGFVVTPLEFPGGDIGKLAICGTVNDLAVGGARPLWLSAAFIIEEGTEIALLRRIAATMAAEADAAGVRIVTGDTKVVGRGAADGVFVTTTGVGVIPPGRDLAATHIRPGDVAIVNGVLGDHGATILAARGDLALSTDIRSDCQALGHLMEAVIAAAPGTRAARDATRGGLASALNEMAEAAGVGVGIEEEALPLRDEVKGMCEILGLDPLYLANEGTLVLFVPEAEAEAALAAMRDRPEGRGAVIVGRATGDHPGQVRMRTAFGGARIVDMLVGEQLPRIC, from the coding sequence ATGAATGTGCCGAACCGGGCGCGGCTGCGCGACACCCATGTGACGCTGTCCCATGGCGGCGGCGGGCGCGCGATGCGCGATCTGATCGACGAGGTCTTCGCCTCTGCCTTCCGGCCCGACGCGATGGAGGATCAGGCGCGGCTGTCCGATGCCGCGCTGGCCGAGCCGGGCGCGCGGCTCGCGATGACCACTGACGGTTTCGTGGTGACGCCGCTGGAGTTTCCCGGCGGCGATATCGGCAAGCTCGCGATCTGCGGCACGGTCAACGATCTGGCGGTGGGGGGCGCGCGGCCCTTGTGGCTGTCGGCGGCCTTCATCATCGAGGAGGGCACCGAGATTGCCCTGTTGCGCCGGATCGCGGCGACGATGGCGGCCGAGGCCGACGCTGCGGGGGTGCGGATCGTGACCGGCGACACCAAGGTCGTGGGGCGGGGCGCCGCCGACGGGGTGTTCGTCACGACGACCGGTGTGGGCGTGATCCCGCCCGGCCGCGATCTGGCGGCGACGCATATCCGTCCCGGGGACGTGGCCATCGTCAACGGTGTTCTCGGCGATCACGGTGCCACGATCCTGGCCGCGCGGGGCGATCTGGCGCTGTCGACCGATATCCGGTCTGATTGTCAGGCGCTGGGCCATCTGATGGAGGCGGTGATCGCGGCCGCCCCGGGGACCCGTGCCGCGCGCGATGCGACGCGGGGCGGGCTGGCCTCGGCGCTGAACGAGATGGCCGAGGCGGCGGGCGTGGGCGTCGGGATCGAGGAGGAGGCGCTGCCTTTGCGCGACGAGGTCAAGGGCATGTGCGAGATCCTGGGGCTCGATCCGCTTTACCTTGCGAATGAGGGGACGCTTGTCCTGTTCGTGCCCGAGGCCGAGGCCGAGGCGGCCCTTGCCGCGATGCGGGACCGGCCCGAGGGCCGGGGCGCCGTCATTGTCGGCCGGGCGACCGGCGACCATCCCGGCCAGGTCCGGATGCGCACCGCCTTCGGCGGGGCGCGCATCGTCGACATGCTGGTGGGCGAGCAGCTGCCGCGCATCTGCTGA
- a CDS encoding hydrogenase expression/formation protein, translating into MVSNFHLPPTGFGPGSQPADDDLGYMQMPSGMRTYAPHLPEISDADAAGPALALLAQLAVACDRAAATGEGEAFELTGLPPEARRLLTETLGQGEVSVRIGGISPVAAQESVFAGVWRVMGAGVDRIEVGAVPACARLIAAPEAAALGQNAPKGPDVVNAPALLVELLDHAQAWRKGASPHVVNLTLLPHTEGDLLWLDAALGTGAVTILSRGYGNCRVSATATPNVWRVQFFNSMDSLILDTFEVTDMPEVVLAASEDLTDSAARLREVLEAIR; encoded by the coding sequence ATGGTTTCGAATTTCCACCTGCCCCCGACCGGCTTCGGCCCGGGTTCGCAACCCGCCGACGACGACCTGGGCTACATGCAGATGCCTTCTGGCATGCGGACCTATGCCCCGCATCTGCCCGAGATCTCCGATGCCGATGCGGCGGGCCCCGCGCTGGCCCTGCTTGCGCAGCTCGCCGTCGCCTGCGACCGCGCCGCCGCGACGGGCGAGGGCGAAGCGTTCGAGCTGACCGGCCTGCCGCCGGAGGCCCGTCGCCTGCTGACCGAGACGCTGGGCCAGGGCGAGGTCTCGGTTCGCATTGGCGGCATCTCCCCGGTCGCGGCGCAGGAAAGCGTCTTTGCCGGGGTCTGGCGGGTGATGGGCGCGGGCGTCGACCGGATCGAGGTCGGTGCGGTGCCCGCCTGTGCCCGCCTCATTGCCGCGCCCGAAGCCGCGGCGCTGGGGCAGAACGCGCCGAAGGGGCCCGATGTCGTCAATGCCCCGGCGCTTCTGGTCGAGCTTCTCGATCACGCGCAGGCCTGGCGCAAGGGCGCGTCGCCGCATGTGGTCAATCTCACGCTGCTGCCGCATACCGAGGGCGATCTGCTCTGGCTCGACGCGGCGCTGGGCACGGGGGCGGTCACGATCCTGTCGCGCGGCTATGGCAATTGCCGGGTCTCGGCCACCGCCACGCCGAATGTCTGGCGGGTGCAGTTCTTCAACTCGATGGACAGCCTGATCCTCGACACCTTCGAGGTGACCGACATGCCCGAGGTGGTGCTGGCGGCCTCCGAGGATCTGACGGACAGTGCCGCGCGCCTCCGCGAAGTGCTGGAGGCGATCCGGTGA
- a CDS encoding HyaD/HybD family hydrogenase maturation endopeptidase: protein MPAATDRLTLILGIGNVLWADEGFGPRCLEALAESHAFEAGVRLLDGGTQGLYLLPFLEEAEDLLIFDAVDYGLLPGTLKVVRDADVPAFMGAKKMSLHQTGFQDVLATAALVGCLPSRMTLIGCQPAELEDYGGGLTPTVAARLPEALSEALAELARWGVAARPGRTASADLADPSIRRDAYEAGRPAAELACRSGDERFFPGADDTGRAG from the coding sequence ATGCCAGCCGCGACTGACCGCCTCACGCTGATCCTCGGGATCGGAAATGTCCTCTGGGCGGATGAGGGCTTCGGACCCCGCTGCCTCGAGGCGCTGGCCGAGAGCCATGCCTTCGAGGCCGGGGTGCGGCTGCTCGATGGCGGCACCCAGGGGCTTTATCTGCTGCCCTTCCTCGAGGAGGCCGAGGATCTCCTGATCTTCGATGCGGTCGATTACGGATTGCTGCCGGGCACGCTCAAGGTCGTCCGTGATGCCGATGTGCCTGCCTTCATGGGCGCCAAGAAGATGAGCCTGCACCAGACCGGCTTTCAGGATGTGCTGGCCACGGCTGCGCTGGTCGGCTGCCTGCCGTCGCGGATGACCCTGATCGGGTGCCAGCCCGCCGAGCTGGAGGATTACGGCGGCGGACTGACCCCGACGGTCGCCGCGCGTCTGCCCGAGGCCCTTTCCGAGGCGCTGGCCGAGCTGGCCCGCTGGGGTGTCGCGGCACGGCCGGGCCGCACCGCCTCGGCCGATCTGGCCGATCCCTCGATCCGGCGCGATGCCTATGAGGCCGGTCGCCCTGCGGCCGAGCTTGCCTGCCGCTCGGGTGACGAGCGCTTCTTTCCGGGTGCGGACGACACGGGGCGGGCCGGCTGA
- a CDS encoding HypC/HybG/HupF family hydrogenase formation chaperone, whose protein sequence is MCVGEPMRLSAVEGIFGRTEDGTLIDVSLTPEIRPGDWVLTFLGAARERLDPDEARKILAALEGLRAVMAGGSAGDAFADLETREPTLPSHLQAALAAGAAQG, encoded by the coding sequence ATGTGCGTGGGCGAGCCGATGCGGCTGAGCGCGGTCGAGGGCATTTTCGGGCGGACCGAGGACGGGACGCTGATCGATGTGTCGCTGACCCCTGAAATCCGGCCCGGCGACTGGGTGCTGACCTTTCTCGGCGCCGCGCGCGAGCGGCTCGATCCCGACGAGGCGCGGAAGATCCTTGCCGCGCTCGAAGGGCTGCGCGCGGTGATGGCGGGCGGTTCGGCGGGCGATGCCTTTGCCGATCTCGAGACCCGCGAGCCGACCCTTCCCTCCCATCTGCAGGCCGCGCTGGCGGCAGGCGCTGCCCAGGGATGA
- a CDS encoding Bax inhibitor-1/YccA family protein: MADYNTIRAGAAGVRTAQIDEGLRAHMNKVYGTMSVGMLITALAAWAISGLAVTSDPSGAVAQIGADKYLTGLGQALYASPLKWLIMFAPLLFVFGFSAGINRMSAATAQVVFYAFAAVMGLSISSIFLVFTGISIVQTFLVTAIAFAGLSLWGYTTKKDISGWGSFLIMGVIGLVVASIVNIFLASPAIMFAVSALGILIFAGLTAYDTQRIKTDYLQHAQAMDSEWLGKSAIMGALSLYLDFINLFMFLLQFLGNRE, translated from the coding sequence ATGGCTGACTACAACACGATCCGCGCCGGAGCGGCGGGCGTTCGCACCGCGCAGATCGACGAGGGTCTTCGCGCCCATATGAACAAGGTCTACGGCACCATGTCCGTGGGCATGCTGATCACCGCTCTTGCCGCCTGGGCGATTTCCGGGCTGGCGGTGACCAGCGATCCGTCCGGCGCCGTCGCGCAGATCGGCGCCGACAAGTACCTGACCGGGCTCGGCCAGGCGCTTTATGCCTCGCCGCTGAAATGGCTGATCATGTTCGCGCCGCTGCTGTTCGTCTTCGGCTTCTCGGCGGGCATCAACCGGATGTCGGCCGCGACCGCGCAGGTGGTGTTCTATGCCTTCGCCGCGGTGATGGGCCTGTCGATCAGCTCGATCTTCCTGGTCTTTACCGGCATCTCGATCGTCCAGACCTTCCTCGTGACCGCGATCGCCTTCGCGGGGCTGTCGCTCTGGGGCTACACCACCAAGAAGGACATCTCGGGCTGGGGCTCGTTCCTGATCATGGGCGTGATCGGCCTCGTGGTGGCCTCGATCGTCAACATCTTCCTGGCCTCGCCCGCGATCATGTTCGCGGTGTCGGCCCTCGGCATCCTGATCTTCGCCGGTCTGACCGCCTATGACACCCAGCGGATCAAGACCGACTATCTTCAGCATGCCCAGGCGATGGACAGCGAGTGGCTGGGCAAGTCGGCGATCATGGGCGCGCTGAGCCTCTATCTCGACTTCATCAACCTGTTCATGTTCCTGCTGCAGTTCCTCGGCAACCGCGAGTAA
- the hypA gene encoding hydrogenase maturation nickel metallochaperone HypA has protein sequence MHEMSLCEGIRGIVEDQARAHGFATVRVLRLEIGRFAGVEKPALEFAFDVVMRGSPAEGARLEMIDLPGRAMCYDCAVEVEIDNRLDPCPRCGGGKLMPVAGDEMRIKDMEVV, from the coding sequence ATGCATGAGATGTCGCTTTGCGAGGGTATTCGCGGGATCGTCGAGGATCAGGCCCGGGCGCATGGCTTTGCGACCGTTCGTGTACTCAGGCTGGAGATCGGACGCTTTGCCGGTGTCGAGAAACCGGCCCTGGAATTCGCCTTCGATGTGGTGATGCGGGGCAGCCCGGCCGAAGGCGCGCGGCTCGAGATGATCGACCTGCCGGGCCGGGCGATGTGTTACGATTGCGCGGTCGAGGTCGAGATCGACAACCGGCTCGACCCCTGTCCGCGCTGCGGCGGCGGCAAGCTGATGCCGGTCGCGGGCGACGAAATGCGGATCAAGGATATGGAGGTGGTGTGA
- a CDS encoding DUF1127 domain-containing protein encodes MTQVSTNIRAARDVGRVGLAKRIFLGLSVMRQRRQLIELDDRQLRDIGLTAEQARAEARRSAWDVPQSWLR; translated from the coding sequence ATGACGCAAGTCAGCACGAATATCCGCGCGGCCCGCGACGTCGGCCGGGTCGGCCTCGCGAAGAGAATTTTCCTTGGGCTCAGCGTCATGCGCCAGCGCCGTCAATTGATCGAACTCGACGACAGGCAGCTGCGCGACATCGGCCTGACCGCCGAACAGGCGCGCGCCGAGGCCCGCCGTTCGGCCTGGGACGTGCCGCAAAGCTGGCTGCGCTGA
- the hypD gene encoding hydrogenase formation protein HypD gives MKYATEFRDPKAARAVLARIAGLADQIGATKARPVHIMEICGGHTHAIFRYGLDKLVHEGIEFIHGPGCPVCVLPMSRVDECVEIARRPGVIFTTFGDAMRVPGTKMSLMQAKAAGADIRMVYSPLDALELARRNPERKVVFFGLGFETTTPSTALSIQQAAREGLENFSVFCNHITVPEPIRALLDDPHMVLDGFVGPGHVSMVIGIHPYDFIARDYGKPIVVAGFEPLDLLQSVLMVLIQIRDGRAEVENQYARVVPEHGNPVSLAAIDDVYEKRPSFEWRGLGEIDRSGLRIRAKYRAYDAEETFGIGYAAGPRVVAEPEGCACGQVMTGRIKPTGCAQFGSGCTPEMPLGALMVSSEGACAAYWQYGGARISEAVE, from the coding sequence ATGAAATACGCGACCGAATTCCGCGACCCGAAGGCCGCCCGTGCCGTTCTGGCCCGCATCGCCGGGCTGGCCGATCAGATCGGCGCGACGAAGGCAAGGCCCGTCCACATCATGGAGATCTGCGGCGGCCATACCCATGCGATCTTCCGCTACGGGCTCGACAAGCTGGTGCATGAGGGCATCGAGTTCATCCATGGCCCCGGCTGTCCGGTCTGCGTGCTGCCGATGTCGCGCGTCGACGAATGCGTCGAGATCGCCCGCCGCCCGGGTGTCATCTTCACCACTTTCGGCGATGCGATGCGGGTGCCGGGCACGAAGATGTCGCTGATGCAGGCCAAGGCCGCGGGGGCCGATATCCGCATGGTCTATTCGCCCCTCGATGCGCTGGAACTGGCGCGCCGCAACCCGGAGCGCAAGGTCGTCTTCTTCGGCCTCGGCTTCGAGACGACGACGCCCTCGACCGCGCTGTCGATCCAGCAGGCCGCGCGCGAGGGGCTGGAGAATTTCAGCGTCTTCTGCAACCACATCACCGTGCCCGAGCCGATCAGGGCACTGCTGGACGATCCCCATATGGTGCTCGACGGTTTCGTCGGACCGGGCCATGTCTCGATGGTGATCGGGATCCATCCTTACGATTTCATCGCGCGGGATTACGGCAAGCCCATCGTCGTCGCGGGCTTCGAGCCCCTGGATCTGCTGCAATCGGTGCTGATGGTGCTGATCCAGATCCGCGATGGCCGGGCCGAGGTGGAAAACCAGTATGCCCGCGTGGTGCCCGAGCATGGCAACCCGGTCAGCCTTGCTGCCATCGACGATGTCTATGAAAAGCGGCCCTCCTTCGAATGGCGGGGGCTGGGCGAGATCGACCGCTCCGGGTTGCGGATCCGGGCGAAATACCGCGCCTATGACGCCGAGGAGACATTCGGTATCGGCTATGCCGCGGGCCCGCGGGTCGTGGCCGAGCCCGAGGGCTGTGCCTGCGGACAGGTGATGACCGGCCGGATCAAGCCCACTGGCTGCGCGCAATTCGGAAGCGGCTGCACGCCCGAGATGCCGCTGGGCGCCTTGATGGTCAGCTCCGAAGGGGCCTGCGCGGCCTATTGGCAATATGGCGGCGCCCGCATCTCGGAGGCCGTGGAATGA
- a CDS encoding sigma-54 dependent transcriptional regulator, with product MAPASPRPAVLLVDDEPHSLAAMRMALEDEFEVLTAADAAEALAILEDEWVQVIFCDQRMPGRSGVEFLTEVRERWPETLRLIVTGYTDSAAMVAAINEAGIHQILTKPWHPDQLLIAARNAARLFRLSRENARMALEMRLLATTAESRVEKRRKALREGMGFETVLRAANSPMGAVVQMAGRFAGFDLPVVLTGEPGTGKAQLARAMHYASLRSDKPFYDLNLAGLPEDLAAIELMGAKRGVLAGGVARIGLMQKADRGTLYLGGIETAPPGLQLTLLRVLTEGAFTPVGGQETVATNLRLICGAGADLKALVAEGRFRGDLYYALAAGEIAVPPLRARRGDIALLAQAKLAELSQAHGKPVHGLDEAALEFLETYDWPGNLRELKNEVARMLVMARDGVLGADLISRHILQAPPGEEGADRSAEAVLSAEGTLKDRVELMEMRILRETLTRHRWNKSRAAAELGLSRVGLRAKLERYGIAGPAGRVAREEEN from the coding sequence ATGGCGCCTGCCAGCCCCCGCCCGGCGGTGCTGCTCGTCGATGACGAGCCGCATTCGCTGGCGGCGATGCGGATGGCGCTGGAGGACGAGTTCGAGGTGCTGACCGCAGCCGATGCCGCGGAGGCGCTGGCGATCCTCGAGGATGAATGGGTGCAGGTGATCTTCTGCGACCAGCGCATGCCCGGCCGCAGCGGCGTCGAATTCCTGACCGAGGTGCGCGAGCGCTGGCCCGAGACGCTTCGGCTGATCGTGACCGGCTATACCGACAGCGCGGCGATGGTGGCGGCGATCAACGAGGCGGGCATCCACCAGATCCTGACCAAGCCCTGGCATCCCGACCAGCTTCTGATCGCGGCCCGGAACGCGGCGCGGCTGTTCCGGCTGTCGCGCGAGAACGCGCGGATGGCGCTCGAAATGCGGCTTCTGGCCACCACGGCCGAATCGCGCGTCGAGAAGCGGCGAAAGGCGCTGCGCGAGGGCATGGGCTTCGAGACCGTGCTGCGCGCGGCGAATTCGCCGATGGGCGCGGTGGTGCAGATGGCGGGCCGCTTTGCCGGCTTCGATCTGCCGGTGGTGCTGACGGGCGAGCCCGGCACCGGCAAGGCGCAGCTGGCGCGCGCCATGCATTATGCCTCGCTCCGCTCGGACAAGCCGTTCTACGATCTCAACCTCGCCGGTCTGCCCGAGGATCTTGCCGCGATCGAGCTGATGGGCGCGAAGCGCGGCGTGCTGGCGGGGGGCGTCGCCCGGATTGGGCTGATGCAGAAGGCCGATCGCGGCACGCTCTATCTCGGCGGGATCGAGACCGCGCCGCCAGGGCTGCAGCTGACGCTTTTGCGGGTCCTGACCGAGGGCGCCTTCACGCCGGTCGGCGGGCAGGAGACCGTCGCGACCAATCTCAGGCTCATCTGCGGTGCGGGCGCCGATCTGAAGGCGCTGGTGGCCGAGGGACGGTTCCGGGGCGATCTGTATTATGCGCTGGCGGCGGGCGAGATCGCGGTGCCGCCGCTCCGCGCCCGGCGCGGCGACATCGCGCTTCTGGCCCAGGCCAAGCTGGCCGAGCTGTCTCAGGCCCATGGCAAGCCGGTGCATGGGCTCGACGAGGCGGCGCTGGAATTCCTGGAAACCTACGACTGGCCCGGCAATCTGCGCGAGCTGAAGAACGAGGTCGCGCGGATGCTGGTGATGGCCCGCGACGGCGTGCTGGGCGCCGACCTGATCTCGCGCCACATCCTGCAGGCGCCGCCCGGGGAGGAGGGCGCCGACCGCTCGGCCGAGGCCGTGCTGAGCGCAGAGGGCACGTTGAAGGACCGGGTCGAACTGATGGAGATGCGGATATTGCGCGAGACGCTGACCCGCCATCGCTGGAACAAGAGCCGCGCGGCCGCCGAACTGGGCCTGTCGCGGGTGGGGTTGCGGGCCAAGCTCGAGCGCTACGGGATCGCCGGTCCCGCAGGCCGGGTCGCCCGGGAAGAGGAGAACTGA
- the hypC gene encoding HypC/HybG/HupF family hydrogenase formation chaperone → MCLGIPGRIVAVTDEHRMMALAEVSGVRREVNVACILEGPIEDLLGEWALIHVGFAMARIDADEAAKTLQALQDLGEAQEAAEAMAEGAKALEGQG, encoded by the coding sequence ATGTGTCTGGGAATTCCGGGCCGCATCGTGGCGGTGACCGATGAGCACCGCATGATGGCGCTGGCCGAGGTGTCGGGGGTGCGCCGCGAGGTGAATGTGGCCTGCATCCTCGAGGGGCCGATCGAGGATCTCCTGGGCGAATGGGCGCTCATCCATGTGGGCTTTGCCATGGCCCGGATCGACGCCGATGAGGCCGCGAAGACCCTTCAGGCGCTGCAGGATCTGGGCGAGGCGCAGGAGGCGGCCGAGGCCATGGCCGAGGGCGCGAAGGCGCTGGAGGGGCAGGGATGA
- the hybE gene encoding [NiFe]-hydrogenase assembly chaperone HybE translates to MECKICWTVYDPALGDEFRQILPGTPFAALPGDWTCPTCDAPAAQFMVRDDPGAADRAAWLAGRVAALEAEFREIWHGKMRDVPLVNGSLHVEAVGFALYRGRPLGVLVAPWFMNLFLLPAEGEDWSELTPGAKEVLDFPSGSYEFIHNVRPMVGGYKACSLFSPMTDFASQLQAVDVARAVTVELFKAENREETDRAADIRSTREAELAAAEPACGDAAADEAPVAPTRRAVISGGLAPEAPGE, encoded by the coding sequence ATGGAATGCAAGATCTGCTGGACGGTCTACGACCCGGCCTTGGGTGACGAGTTCCGCCAGATCCTGCCCGGGACCCCCTTTGCCGCGCTGCCCGGGGACTGGACCTGCCCGACCTGCGACGCGCCGGCGGCGCAGTTCATGGTCCGGGACGATCCCGGCGCCGCGGATCGGGCCGCCTGGCTGGCCGGGCGCGTCGCCGCGCTCGAGGCCGAGTTCCGCGAGATCTGGCATGGCAAGATGCGCGACGTGCCGCTGGTCAACGGCTCGCTGCATGTCGAGGCGGTCGGGTTCGCGCTTTACAGGGGGCGCCCGCTGGGGGTGCTGGTGGCGCCCTGGTTCATGAACCTGTTCCTCCTGCCCGCCGAGGGCGAGGACTGGTCTGAGCTGACGCCCGGGGCAAAGGAGGTGCTGGACTTCCCCTCCGGCAGCTACGAATTCATTCATAATGTCCGGCCCATGGTGGGCGGCTACAAGGCCTGTTCTTTGTTCTCGCCGATGACGGATTTTGCCAGCCAGCTTCAGGCCGTCGATGTCGCCCGTGCGGTGACGGTCGAGCTGTTCAAGGCCGAGAACCGCGAGGAGACCGACCGTGCCGCCGATATCCGCAGCACCCGCGAGGCCGAGCTTGCGGCGGCCGAACCGGCCTGCGGGGACGCGGCTGCGGATGAGGCGCCCGTCGCGCCGACCCGTCGCGCGGTGATTTCGGGCGGGCTGGCCCCGGAAGCGCCGGGGGAGTGA
- a CDS encoding hydrogenase accessory protein, giving the protein MTHPLIARLETDLGWPRLSSMAELEAFTGAPGAHCLFVPGDPVRNLETADAAVILPELRQAFQDAFDCAIVDDAIEAGLREATRALKTPGFVFYREGRLLGDIQKIRDWDDYLTRTAHILSLTEA; this is encoded by the coding sequence ATGACCCACCCGCTGATCGCCCGTCTCGAAACCGACCTCGGCTGGCCGCGGCTGTCCTCGATGGCCGAGCTCGAGGCCTTCACCGGCGCGCCGGGCGCCCATTGCCTGTTCGTGCCGGGCGATCCGGTGCGTAATCTCGAGACCGCCGATGCGGCCGTGATCCTGCCCGAGCTGCGACAGGCCTTTCAGGACGCCTTCGACTGCGCCATCGTCGATGATGCGATCGAGGCGGGGCTGCGCGAGGCGACCCGGGCGCTGAAGACGCCGGGGTTCGTCTTCTACCGCGAGGGGCGGCTGCTGGGCGATATCCAGAAGATCCGCGACTGGGACGATTACCTGACCCGCACCGCGCATATCCTGTCGCTGACCGAGGCCTGA